A single region of the Marinobacter salinus genome encodes:
- a CDS encoding symmetrical bis(5'-nucleosyl)-tetraphosphatase: MTDYAIGDIQGCYDRLRDVLAKVDFSPSRDRLWVAGDLINRGPASLATLRYIESLGSSAVVVLGNHDLHLLAVALGGHQTRKKDTLSDILDAPDHNKLIAWLRQQHLCIHDSERNLVMAHAGLPHIWSVDRAMSYAREVETVIAGDDAGEYFARMYGNHPECWRETLAGMDRWRIITNYFTRMRFIAEDGTLELTTKESEDKAPEGFAPWFRFPRQDSVRVVFGHWAALEGITGNDQFVGLDTGCVWGGVLTIMNLDTGEKIHCDC, encoded by the coding sequence ATGACTGATTACGCCATTGGCGACATTCAGGGTTGTTACGATCGTTTGCGGGATGTTCTTGCCAAGGTCGATTTCTCGCCGTCCAGGGATCGCCTCTGGGTAGCGGGTGATCTTATCAACCGGGGCCCCGCATCACTGGCAACCCTGCGCTACATCGAAAGCCTGGGCAGCTCCGCAGTGGTGGTGCTGGGCAATCACGATCTTCACCTGCTGGCGGTAGCGCTGGGAGGGCACCAGACGCGCAAGAAAGATACTTTGTCGGATATTCTCGATGCGCCGGACCACAACAAGCTCATTGCCTGGTTACGCCAGCAGCACCTGTGCATCCACGACTCCGAGCGCAATCTGGTCATGGCTCATGCGGGTCTTCCCCATATCTGGAGCGTTGATCGAGCCATGAGCTACGCCCGGGAAGTGGAAACGGTGATTGCCGGTGATGATGCCGGGGAATACTTTGCCCGGATGTACGGTAACCACCCGGAATGCTGGCGAGAGACGCTTGCCGGCATGGATCGCTGGCGAATCATCACCAACTATTTCACCCGGATGCGCTTCATCGCCGAAGACGGCACACTGGAGCTGACGACCAAGGAGTCTGAGGATAAGGCGCCTGAAGGATTCGCCCCATGGTTCCGGTTCCCGCGACAGGACAGTGTCCGGGTTGTGTTCGGGCATTGGGCAGCGCTCGAAGGCATAACGGGCAATGATCAATTTGTCGGGCTGGATACTGGCTGCGTCTGGGGCGGAGTTCTGACCATCATGAACCTGGATACCGGAGAGAAGATCCACTGTGACTGCTGA
- a CDS encoding inositol monophosphatase family protein, with the protein MSDSVSLRDITDFAETLAREAGELIRRERDENTLRTDYKQQTELVTHADVMADEFITDAIRKRFPDHRILSEETMPDLSQAEELETPLWVVDPIDGTVNYAYGHPQVAVSIAYAEKGRVRAGVVHAPFPGETFRATKGEGATLNGKAIEHSGATVPRDSLFATGFPYTKDNLEPLVRRLDAMIHQCRDLRRIGSAALDICWVACGRLDIYYENVSPWDFAAARLIALEAGATAGHFGNVPDGYPADLYGRDILISAPAIWEPVRAILRAASGYE; encoded by the coding sequence GTGTCCGATTCCGTTTCTCTCCGCGACATTACCGATTTTGCCGAAACCCTGGCCCGCGAGGCTGGGGAACTGATCCGCCGTGAGCGTGACGAAAATACCCTGCGAACGGATTATAAGCAGCAGACCGAGCTGGTGACCCACGCTGATGTGATGGCCGATGAATTCATCACTGACGCCATCCGGAAACGCTTCCCGGATCACCGCATCCTGTCGGAAGAAACCATGCCGGATCTCAGCCAGGCCGAAGAACTGGAAACGCCTCTTTGGGTCGTCGATCCCATTGACGGTACGGTAAATTACGCCTACGGCCACCCCCAGGTGGCGGTCTCCATTGCCTACGCCGAGAAAGGCAGAGTCCGGGCCGGCGTGGTTCATGCACCCTTCCCCGGTGAAACTTTTCGCGCCACCAAGGGCGAGGGTGCCACCCTCAATGGCAAGGCAATTGAGCACAGTGGCGCGACCGTGCCCCGCGATTCCCTGTTTGCTACCGGCTTCCCCTACACCAAGGACAATCTGGAACCCCTGGTGCGCCGCCTTGACGCCATGATCCACCAGTGCCGCGACCTCCGCCGCATCGGCTCCGCCGCTCTGGACATCTGTTGGGTAGCCTGCGGCCGGCTGGACATCTACTACGAAAACGTCAGCCCCTGGGACTTCGCCGCCGCCCGCCTGATTGCCCTGGAGGCGGGCGCCACCGCCGGGCACTTCGGCAATGTGCCCGACGGCTATCCAGCAGATCTTTATGGTCGCGACATCCTGATTTCAGCCCCAGCCATCTGGGAACCCGTCCGGGCTATTCTTCGGGCGGCTTCCGGGTATGAGTGA
- the slmA gene encoding nucleoid occlusion factor SlmA: protein MTDQKPSRREAILHSLVELLEKDPGARITTAGLAKSVGVTEAALYRHFPSKRKMFEALIEFAEEAVFSRCQVILQEQEDVRVRLQQLVNLVLVFAERNPGLCCVLTGDALMGENEALRKRASQFFERLETQVRQALKEGEIRQGLRPRTSAARGADFVLVFIEGRIQRFVRSSFSRLPSTDFEESWGLVAEGLWASS, encoded by the coding sequence ATGACCGATCAGAAACCGAGCCGCAGAGAAGCGATCCTTCACTCCCTTGTGGAACTTCTGGAAAAAGATCCGGGAGCCCGCATTACCACCGCCGGACTGGCAAAGTCCGTTGGCGTGACCGAGGCGGCTCTATACCGCCATTTTCCCAGCAAGCGAAAAATGTTTGAAGCCCTCATCGAGTTTGCCGAGGAAGCGGTCTTCTCCCGGTGCCAGGTGATCCTTCAGGAGCAGGAAGACGTGAGAGTCCGACTGCAGCAATTGGTAAATCTGGTTCTGGTGTTTGCAGAGCGCAATCCCGGGCTGTGTTGTGTTCTGACAGGTGACGCTTTGATGGGCGAAAATGAGGCTTTGCGCAAGCGGGCATCACAGTTCTTCGAGCGCCTTGAAACCCAGGTCCGGCAGGCTCTGAAAGAAGGCGAGATTCGGCAGGGTTTGCGGCCTAGGACCAGTGCCGCACGGGGCGCCGACTTTGTGCTGGTCTTCATTGAGGGGCGGATTCAGCGGTTTGTCCGGTCTTCGTTTTCGCGCCTGCCGTCCACGGACTTTGAAGAGAGCTGGGGGTTGGTGGCCGAGGGCTTATGGGCTAGCTCTTGA
- the thiS gene encoding sulfur carrier protein ThiS: MQVQVNGDAMELPAGATIVTLIEKMTLAGKRLAVEVNEDIVPRSQHPEFSLHEGDRVEVVHAIGGG; the protein is encoded by the coding sequence ATGCAGGTGCAGGTAAACGGTGATGCAATGGAGCTCCCGGCTGGAGCGACTATTGTGACCCTCATTGAAAAGATGACTCTGGCGGGAAAGCGGCTGGCCGTGGAGGTAAACGAAGATATCGTACCCCGTAGTCAGCATCCTGAATTTAGTCTCCACGAAGGCGACCGGGTCGAAGTGGTCCACGCCATTGGTGGCGGCTGA
- a CDS encoding peptidylprolyl isomerase, which yields MKATLRHAVKTLLMVVAVTLSLTVQAERKLLDQVVAIVDDDVILQTQLETRVSTITTRLSAQGTGLPPRQLLEQRVLDQLITESIQLQMAEKMGMRISDNELNETMTNIAERNGLTLAQFEQQLSAEGVTYRQAREQIRNEMLTSRVQQRRVGNRVRVTDREVENYLSTQEARGGNNPEYRLAYIFIETDDPASDTAVSAAREKAENLRQEIANGRDFREVAVAESDASNALEGGDMGWRSESQLPSLVAPIVPELTVGEPSRVLENNSGFHLVMVMDKRGGEQKKVIQQHKVRHILVRPSEAVTDAQAEEKIRDLYQQLKDGADFSELAREYSDDPVSGSDGGSLGWVSRGQMVPAFEQAMLEADIGQIRGPFRSQFGWHILQVQERRQKDISGEVKQSEARQAIYRRKFETELQNWLREIRDEAFVEFKGEYAQEEASQGANDNS from the coding sequence ATGAAGGCGACTCTTCGCCATGCTGTAAAAACGTTGCTGATGGTTGTGGCAGTTACCCTGTCCCTGACCGTGCAGGCGGAGCGCAAGCTACTCGACCAGGTCGTCGCCATCGTGGACGACGACGTCATCCTTCAGACTCAGCTTGAAACCAGGGTCAGCACCATTACAACCAGGCTGAGTGCCCAGGGCACGGGTCTGCCTCCACGTCAGCTTCTGGAACAACGGGTGCTTGATCAGCTGATTACCGAGTCTATCCAGCTCCAGATGGCAGAAAAAATGGGCATGCGCATCAGCGATAACGAGCTGAATGAGACCATGACCAATATCGCCGAGCGCAATGGCCTGACGCTGGCTCAGTTCGAGCAACAGTTGTCCGCGGAAGGTGTTACTTACCGCCAGGCACGCGAGCAGATACGCAATGAAATGCTGACCAGCCGGGTTCAACAGCGCCGGGTCGGCAACCGTGTGCGAGTCACCGACCGCGAGGTAGAGAACTATCTGAGTACACAGGAAGCCCGTGGCGGCAATAATCCTGAATACCGGCTTGCTTATATCTTTATCGAAACCGACGATCCCGCCAGCGACACTGCGGTGTCCGCTGCCCGCGAAAAGGCTGAGAACCTCAGGCAGGAAATTGCCAATGGTCGGGATTTCCGGGAAGTTGCTGTGGCTGAATCCGATGCCAGTAATGCCCTGGAAGGCGGCGACATGGGTTGGCGGTCCGAGAGCCAACTGCCGTCCCTGGTTGCTCCGATCGTCCCGGAACTGACCGTTGGCGAACCTTCGCGCGTGCTGGAAAACAACAGCGGGTTCCACCTTGTGATGGTCATGGATAAGCGCGGAGGCGAGCAAAAGAAAGTCATTCAGCAGCATAAGGTGCGTCATATTCTGGTTCGCCCGTCCGAAGCGGTGACCGATGCGCAGGCTGAGGAAAAGATCCGGGACCTTTACCAACAGCTGAAGGACGGTGCCGATTTTTCCGAGCTGGCACGGGAATACTCGGATGACCCGGTTTCGGGTTCCGATGGCGGCAGTCTTGGTTGGGTTAGCCGGGGGCAGATGGTGCCTGCTTTTGAGCAAGCCATGTTGGAAGCGGATATTGGCCAGATCCGAGGGCCCTTCCGGTCCCAGTTTGGCTGGCATATCCTGCAAGTGCAGGAGCGCCGGCAGAAAGATATAAGCGGTGAAGTGAAACAGTCAGAGGCGCGGCAGGCCATCTATCGCCGGAAGTTCGAAACCGAACTGCAGAACTGGTTACGGGAAATTCGCGACGAAGCCTTTGTGGAGTTCAAGGGTGAGTACGCCCAGGAAGAGGCTTCCCAAGGAGCCAACGATAACTCATGA
- a CDS encoding pyridoxal phosphate-dependent aminotransferase, whose amino-acid sequence MDINTDHRYAINLNVRGIQPSATLRINELSNQLKSEGKDIIKLGLGQSPFPVPDRVVEALRQHAHEKDYLPVKGLKGLREAIAGYINRSERMRSSWEDVLIGPGSKELLFILQLAYYGDLLIPRPSWVSYAPQARIIGRSVHWLPTHAENNWQLTAEELDIICRDDPSRPRILILNYPSNPTGCTYTDDQLLAIANVARKYKLILLSDEIYGEVHFDGKHKSIARYYPEGTIISTGLSKWAGAGGWRLGAFIFPPELRPLLDAMAIIASETFTSTSAPIQYAAISAFEGGEDIDHYLVQSRRVLKVIGEYVHQRLTDMGAVVQKPEGAFYLFPDFSGFRDRLAKKDVKTSQAFCQALLENTGVAILPASDFGFVPDHLAARLAFVDFDGAGALNLAGGDHAESELGDDFVQQACPRLVKAMDKMQAWLNSL is encoded by the coding sequence ATGGACATAAACACCGATCACCGTTACGCAATTAACCTGAACGTTCGGGGAATTCAGCCCTCAGCGACCCTCCGCATTAATGAGCTCAGCAACCAGCTCAAATCCGAAGGCAAAGACATCATCAAACTGGGACTCGGGCAATCGCCTTTCCCGGTACCTGATCGCGTAGTGGAAGCTCTAAGGCAACACGCCCACGAGAAAGACTACCTTCCGGTTAAAGGTCTCAAGGGCCTGCGCGAAGCCATCGCCGGTTATATCAATCGCAGTGAGCGCATGCGCTCCAGCTGGGAAGATGTGCTGATAGGCCCGGGCTCCAAGGAGCTGCTCTTTATTCTTCAGCTGGCCTACTATGGCGATCTGCTGATCCCTCGGCCAAGTTGGGTGTCCTATGCGCCCCAGGCCCGGATCATTGGCCGTTCGGTACACTGGCTGCCTACCCACGCCGAGAACAACTGGCAGCTTACGGCCGAGGAACTGGACATCATCTGTCGGGATGATCCGTCACGGCCGCGCATTCTGATCCTCAACTATCCCTCCAACCCGACAGGATGCACCTACACCGACGACCAGTTGCTGGCAATTGCCAACGTAGCACGCAAGTACAAGCTGATCCTGCTATCGGACGAAATCTACGGGGAAGTGCACTTCGACGGCAAACACAAGTCGATCGCGCGCTATTATCCGGAAGGCACCATCATCTCTACCGGGCTGAGCAAATGGGCAGGAGCTGGTGGCTGGCGCCTGGGGGCGTTCATCTTTCCGCCAGAGTTGCGGCCGCTACTCGATGCGATGGCGATTATTGCCAGCGAAACCTTTACCTCCACCAGCGCACCGATCCAGTACGCCGCCATCTCGGCCTTCGAGGGCGGCGAAGATATCGACCATTATCTGGTGCAATCCCGCCGGGTACTCAAGGTCATTGGCGAATACGTGCACCAGCGCCTGACAGACATGGGCGCTGTGGTACAAAAGCCGGAAGGCGCGTTTTACCTGTTCCCGGACTTCTCAGGCTTCCGGGACCGGTTGGCAAAGAAAGACGTGAAAACCAGTCAGGCATTCTGCCAGGCACTGCTTGAGAACACCGGCGTGGCCATCCTCCCGGCCAGTGATTTCGGGTTTGTACCGGATCATCTGGCTGCGCGCCTGGCGTTCGTCGATTTTGATGGAGCGGGAGCCCTGAACCTGGCCGGTGGCGACCATGCTGAAAGCGAGCTCGGTGATGACTTTGTCCAGCAGGCGTGCCCACGCCTGGTCAAGGCCATGGACAAGATGCAGGCATGGCTGAACAGCCTCTGA
- the rsmA gene encoding 16S rRNA (adenine(1518)-N(6)/adenine(1519)-N(6))-dimethyltransferase RsmA, whose protein sequence is MSNKSGHQARKRFGQNFLHDPGVIERIVRAINPKPDDAIVEIGPGLGAITEEILAINPKLQVVELDRDLIPVLRTKFFNYPDFRIHEADALKFDFSQLVENGKRLRIIGNLPYNISTPLIFHLLSQAGVVQDMHFMLQKEVVQRLAAVSGDNNYGRLGIMAQYFCKVQPLFEVGPGAFRPAPKVDSAIVRLVPHETLPYPAKDLSTLQAVVRTAFNARRKTLRKALGGMVTVDQLQGLGIDDGLRPENLSLADFVRIADLLVDQKVRESSNNEAGND, encoded by the coding sequence GTGAGCAATAAATCCGGCCATCAGGCCCGAAAACGATTTGGTCAGAATTTCCTCCATGATCCCGGTGTGATTGAGCGCATTGTCCGGGCAATCAATCCGAAGCCGGATGATGCTATTGTGGAAATCGGCCCCGGCCTGGGTGCGATCACTGAGGAAATCCTGGCGATCAATCCGAAACTCCAGGTCGTTGAACTGGATCGTGACTTGATTCCGGTCTTGCGGACCAAGTTCTTCAACTACCCGGATTTCCGTATCCATGAGGCCGATGCACTGAAGTTCGATTTCAGTCAGTTGGTGGAGAATGGCAAACGCCTCCGCATCATCGGGAACCTGCCCTACAATATTTCTACGCCGCTGATTTTTCACCTTTTGTCCCAGGCCGGTGTGGTGCAGGACATGCACTTCATGCTGCAGAAAGAGGTGGTACAGCGGCTGGCGGCGGTCTCGGGCGACAACAATTACGGCCGGCTTGGCATCATGGCCCAGTATTTCTGTAAAGTTCAGCCTCTGTTTGAAGTGGGCCCCGGTGCTTTCCGCCCGGCTCCGAAAGTCGATTCCGCGATTGTCCGCCTGGTGCCCCATGAAACCCTGCCGTACCCGGCCAAAGACCTCAGTACGCTTCAGGCCGTGGTTCGTACCGCGTTCAATGCCCGACGCAAGACGCTGCGCAAGGCACTCGGTGGTATGGTTACCGTTGACCAGCTGCAGGGCCTGGGGATTGATGACGGCCTGCGGCCCGAGAACCTCAGCCTCGCTGACTTTGTCAGGATTGCGGACCTGCTGGTGGATCAAAAAGTAAGAGAGAGCAGTAACAACGAGGCAGGTAATGACTGA
- a CDS encoding DUF423 domain-containing protein has protein sequence MRAPLVLGAALALLAVMAGAFGAHGLRGAVSERSLEVFQTAVSYQMYHAIALVLVTLLSGLALNRRLLGLAAGFFLAGILLFCGSLYVLVLTEIRWAGPITPLGGVCFMVGWAMLVAAAGWQR, from the coding sequence ATGCGGGCACCCCTGGTTCTGGGTGCGGCATTGGCTTTGCTTGCGGTGATGGCTGGAGCCTTCGGTGCACATGGGCTCCGGGGTGCTGTCAGTGAGCGAAGCCTTGAGGTATTTCAAACGGCAGTCAGCTATCAGATGTATCACGCCATTGCATTGGTATTGGTAACTCTTCTTTCCGGGCTGGCTTTGAATCGCCGACTGCTTGGGCTGGCCGCCGGTTTTTTCCTGGCGGGTATACTGCTGTTTTGTGGCAGCCTTTATGTTCTGGTGCTTACAGAGATCCGCTGGGCAGGTCCGATTACCCCGTTGGGTGGTGTATGTTTCATGGTTGGCTGGGCGATGTTAGTGGCTGCCGCCGGATGGCAGCGATAG
- a CDS encoding response regulator, protein MPQASGMGYAPCDQGLPLRRVLIVDDHPLFSQGLAELITQAMLATSVDLADSVDEALEVLSRPNYVDLVLLDVSLQGETGFMLLPRIAARELPIPAVVISSSEDEPTVRAARAAGARGFLPKSAGRAALAGMFRTISRGGEYFPGCARSPDQAMALTPRQLEVLSLLAQGFPNKRICQSLGLTEHTVKTHLKAIFTHLGVHNRTECVSQARQMGWI, encoded by the coding sequence ATGCCCCAAGCCAGCGGTATGGGCTATGCCCCTTGCGATCAGGGACTGCCCTTACGCCGGGTCTTGATTGTCGATGACCACCCGCTCTTCTCGCAGGGGCTGGCGGAGCTTATAACGCAAGCCATGTTGGCCACCTCGGTGGACCTGGCCGATTCGGTCGACGAAGCCCTTGAGGTATTGTCGAGGCCGAATTACGTTGATCTGGTCTTGCTGGATGTTTCGCTGCAGGGTGAAACCGGGTTCATGTTGTTGCCCCGGATTGCTGCCAGAGAGTTGCCAATCCCCGCGGTGGTTATTTCCAGCTCAGAAGATGAACCGACGGTGCGGGCCGCGAGGGCCGCGGGTGCGCGCGGATTCCTGCCAAAATCGGCGGGAAGGGCCGCGCTTGCTGGCATGTTCAGAACAATCAGCCGGGGTGGAGAGTATTTCCCCGGCTGTGCGAGATCTCCCGATCAGGCCATGGCGCTCACACCCAGGCAACTGGAGGTCCTGTCTTTGCTGGCCCAGGGGTTCCCCAACAAGCGAATCTGCCAAAGTCTCGGTCTCACCGAGCACACGGTGAAGACTCATTTGAAAGCGATTTTTACCCATCTGGGGGTCCATAATCGCACTGAATGCGTCAGTCAGGCCCGACAGATGGGTTGGATTTAG
- the pdxA gene encoding 4-hydroxythreonine-4-phosphate dehydrogenase PdxA — MSGLVTLALTAGEPAGIGPELCLGLAARPRETGIVIVASKALLATRAASMGLDVKLCDWQPGQRPETREGCLSVLSVDGCVSMDAGRLEPANSHYVLETLKTAARGCLDGEFDGMVTAPVHKGVINEARIPFSGHTEFLQELCGVDRVVMMLATDELRVALVTTHLPLKDVSAAITPERITQVTRILAADLRTFFGIERPHILVAGLNPHAGEGGHLGREEIEIIEPTLARLRQEGIRLTGPLPADTLFTPHWLNDADAVLAMYHDQGLPVLKFQGFGRAVNITLGLPIVRTSVDHGTALDLAGTGRADAGSLHTAIRVGAQMARCRKAANQENRP; from the coding sequence ATGAGTGGTCTGGTAACCCTGGCCCTGACCGCTGGCGAACCGGCCGGCATTGGTCCGGAACTGTGCCTTGGTCTGGCAGCCCGGCCGCGCGAGACGGGCATTGTCATAGTTGCCAGCAAGGCCCTGCTGGCAACGCGAGCTGCCTCTATGGGGCTTGATGTCAAGCTGTGCGACTGGCAGCCGGGGCAGCGACCCGAGACTCGCGAAGGTTGTCTGTCGGTCCTGTCTGTAGACGGCTGTGTCAGTATGGACGCCGGCAGGCTCGAGCCGGCTAACAGTCATTACGTGCTTGAGACCCTGAAAACGGCTGCCCGGGGGTGTCTGGATGGTGAGTTTGACGGCATGGTGACCGCGCCTGTTCACAAGGGAGTCATCAACGAAGCGCGTATTCCTTTCAGCGGCCACACCGAGTTTCTGCAGGAACTCTGCGGTGTTGACCGTGTGGTCATGATGCTGGCAACAGACGAATTGCGAGTGGCACTGGTAACCACTCACTTACCCCTGAAGGATGTTTCGGCAGCTATCACCCCTGAGCGGATAACTCAGGTCACCCGGATTCTTGCGGCCGATCTGAGAACCTTTTTTGGCATTGAGCGGCCACATATCCTGGTGGCGGGCCTGAACCCCCATGCCGGGGAGGGTGGACACCTGGGCCGTGAAGAAATCGAGATTATTGAGCCGACGTTGGCCAGGCTTCGGCAGGAAGGCATTCGCCTGACCGGACCGTTGCCGGCCGACACACTCTTCACACCGCACTGGCTGAATGACGCCGACGCCGTATTGGCCATGTACCATGACCAGGGCTTGCCGGTACTTAAATTCCAGGGCTTCGGCCGTGCGGTCAACATCACCCTGGGGCTTCCCATTGTCCGGACCTCGGTTGACCACGGCACTGCGCTGGATCTTGCCGGCACTGGCAGGGCCGATGCCGGCAGCCTGCACACCGCCATTCGCGTAGGTGCACAAATGGCCCGGTGCCGGAAAGCCGCTAATCAAGAGAATCGCCCGTGA
- a CDS encoding thiazole synthase, which produces MSETPEIMLPEDKPLEIAGRVYESRLLVGTGKYRDLAQTGDAIRASGAGIVTMAVRRTNLGQNPDEPNLLDVISPDHYTILPNTAGCYTAKDAVRTCKLARELLDGHDLVKLEVLGEEKTLYPNMTETLVAAEELIRDGFKVMVYCSDDPLLAKRLEDMGCVAIMPLGAPIGSGLGIQNRYNIRLIVENAKVPVLVDAGVGTASDATIAMELGCDGVLMNTAIAAARDPVRMAHAMRLAIEAGREAYLAGRMPKKPYASASSPIDGTFF; this is translated from the coding sequence ATGAGCGAGACCCCCGAGATTATGCTTCCCGAAGACAAACCCCTTGAAATTGCTGGCCGTGTATACGAGTCACGACTGCTGGTCGGTACTGGAAAGTATCGTGACCTGGCGCAGACCGGTGATGCTATAAGGGCCAGTGGCGCCGGGATCGTCACCATGGCGGTACGCCGAACCAATCTGGGACAGAACCCGGATGAGCCGAACCTGTTGGACGTGATCTCTCCCGATCATTACACCATCCTGCCAAATACAGCGGGTTGCTACACGGCAAAGGATGCGGTGCGGACCTGTAAACTGGCCCGGGAACTCCTTGACGGTCATGACCTGGTGAAGCTTGAAGTGCTCGGGGAAGAGAAGACCCTTTATCCGAACATGACCGAGACTCTGGTCGCGGCGGAAGAGCTGATCAGGGATGGGTTCAAGGTGATGGTTTATTGCTCGGACGACCCGCTTCTGGCCAAGCGCCTTGAAGACATGGGCTGTGTTGCGATCATGCCTCTGGGCGCTCCGATTGGCTCGGGTCTCGGCATTCAGAATCGTTACAACATTCGTCTGATCGTTGAAAATGCCAAGGTGCCGGTGTTGGTTGATGCCGGCGTAGGTACGGCGTCGGATGCAACCATCGCCATGGAGCTCGGCTGTGATGGTGTGCTGATGAACACCGCCATTGCCGCCGCCAGGGATCCGGTCAGGATGGCCCATGCCATGCGGCTTGCGATTGAAGCAGGCCGTGAGGCCTATCTCGCTGGCCGGATGCCCAAAAAGCCGTACGCCAGTGCTTCATCCCCTATTGATGGCACCTTCTTCTGA
- a CDS encoding substrate-binding domain-containing protein yields MKQSHFPLAIRIFLVWTLTVGLWLPQAHGEGMEIHGSNTIGATLAPMLVEGYFHSMGISPVSTRSNGKENEKILTGKRAGTPIRSLVAAHGSSTGFKALYAGHADIWASSRPAKPAEVEQIAGRANLNDADSEHVIAIDGLAILVHPSNPVNQLSIETLGKIFSGQIRNWSEVGGTNKAISLYARDDRSGTWDTFKSLVLGKQFALDSSAQRYESNDQLSDDVSRDPTGIGFAGLASVRDSKVLAISDGNAPALKPDQLTVASEDYPLARRLFMYTAGDSAPQQARDFIEFVLGSEGQAIVSESGFISQNPIAVKPDFDTGVPDTFRRLTQNFERLTVNVRFSEGRTKLDNKARRDLLRIADYLKREKLSADDLMLIGFADLQSNELRAQMISELRALSVRKALEDLAINNVAYTGYGHYMPVGSAGGNNGQQRNGRVEIWVQRR; encoded by the coding sequence ATGAAACAGAGCCATTTCCCCCTGGCTATTCGCATTTTCTTGGTGTGGACTCTCACGGTAGGGCTGTGGCTCCCACAGGCTCACGGTGAAGGTATGGAGATCCACGGATCCAACACCATCGGCGCAACTCTTGCGCCCATGCTCGTCGAAGGCTATTTCCACAGCATGGGCATCAGTCCGGTCAGCACGCGCAGCAATGGCAAGGAAAACGAAAAAATTCTGACCGGTAAACGGGCCGGCACACCGATCCGCTCTTTAGTCGCCGCGCATGGCTCAAGCACCGGGTTCAAGGCCCTTTACGCAGGTCATGCCGATATCTGGGCCTCCTCCCGCCCCGCCAAACCAGCGGAAGTGGAACAAATAGCCGGGCGCGCAAATCTGAACGACGCCGACAGCGAACATGTTATTGCCATCGATGGCCTTGCTATTCTTGTGCATCCGTCCAACCCGGTGAACCAGCTAAGCATTGAGACGCTGGGCAAGATTTTTTCGGGCCAGATACGTAACTGGTCTGAAGTTGGCGGCACAAACAAAGCTATCAGTCTCTATGCGCGGGATGACCGTTCTGGAACCTGGGACACGTTTAAAAGCCTCGTGCTTGGCAAGCAGTTTGCCTTGGACAGCTCTGCCCAACGCTATGAATCCAATGACCAACTCTCCGACGATGTCAGCCGGGACCCGACAGGAATCGGCTTTGCCGGTCTGGCGTCCGTCCGTGACAGCAAGGTGCTCGCCATATCCGATGGCAATGCCCCTGCCCTCAAACCAGACCAGCTGACCGTCGCCAGTGAAGATTACCCGCTCGCCAGGCGCCTGTTTATGTATACCGCCGGGGATTCGGCCCCGCAGCAGGCGAGGGACTTTATTGAGTTTGTTCTGGGCTCTGAGGGTCAGGCCATTGTTTCCGAATCAGGGTTCATTTCCCAGAACCCGATCGCCGTCAAGCCGGACTTTGACACGGGTGTGCCCGACACGTTCAGGCGACTGACACAGAACTTTGAAAGACTGACCGTCAACGTCCGATTCTCTGAGGGCCGAACCAAACTGGACAACAAAGCTCGCCGGGATCTCCTGCGCATCGCAGACTACCTGAAACGGGAAAAGCTTTCGGCTGACGACCTGATGCTTATCGGTTTTGCCGACCTGCAGAGCAATGAACTCAGAGCGCAAATGATTTCGGAACTTCGCGCCTTGTCAGTCCGCAAGGCACTGGAGGACTTAGCGATCAATAACGTTGCCTATACTGGCTATGGCCATTACATGCCTGTGGGGAGCGCCGGTGGCAATAATGGCCAGCAGAGGAATGGCCGCGTGGAAATCTGGGTACAGCGTCGATGA